In Lolium rigidum isolate FL_2022 chromosome 3, APGP_CSIRO_Lrig_0.1, whole genome shotgun sequence, the genomic window GATATCTCTAGCACGTCCCGGGAGACACTTTGTGAGAGAAACAAGGGTGCCATCTATTAGTAAAGTAGCACATCTTTCTACATAGCTATCGTACATATTTGCTACAAAGTTAGCTTAAGATGACATAACAATATCTTATAACCAGTTGTTTGTGATTATACTATTAAACATGCTCTAATAGTAGGACTGTATCTTTATTCGTAGTCAATTGCTTGACCCCAAACGTCACCGACTACTTATCAGTATGTAATTTTCAAAGTATGATGTAGGAATTCAACAATCTCGATGGTGCTGCGAAAACTGTCACTGGAGAATATGGCTAATTGTTTGACATGAAATGTTTTAAGGTTGTCACGGAAACAATGGGCCCTCAACAAACTTAAACGCGGCAATGGCCCATTACAAAACTTTCTTCTTCTTTCGGCCCCTCAAAGGCATGCGCCAATCTTCGTGAATGAAATGAGAAAAAtatgttgcaaggaaaaatatgggTCGtgacgaagcacgggcattcaactagtagacATAATGACTGGCAAGTCTATGTTGCTCAAATGCCAATCTAACATTTGAAGAAGAGACCAAAAGAAGAGGAAAGTTTTGCTCCGGGCATCCATGGGTTTAAGTTTGCACAAAGGTTAAGACCGATGACAATCTGCAGCCGAATGTATGCGGGGAGTCCTTGACTCTAACAtgttagagcaactctaacagatccCGTAAAATCTCCTACCATCAAAGTCATTTTCGGTGTATTGTAAGATGTTTTTCAGTAGGAAGCATGCTTCTAAAGAACACATGCAACAAAACTTTCTATCAGACGGACCCACATATCAATGGTGAACCGTTTATATATTTTCCCTTTTTATACGATCATCGTCACAAAGATGCGTGGTCGGCCGCTTCCCTTTCCATCACCCTGCCAGCAACCCCCTTCCCAGCGACGCACAATCATGTGCGCCGACCTGCCCCAGCAATCCCGCGAGCCCGCGCCGATGATATTGGTCACACGCCTCCCACAGCACTCGCGTCATACACGAGGCCATGGCGCCAAGGTTGGTTGTCCACTTGGGGCCGCGCTACTCCCCATACTAGGACTAGGCTCGCTCATGGACGCTCTTCGCCATCTTCCAATAGGGCTTGAGGGATGTATACTAGATTTTGAGCATGATTCGCCGAGATTTGGTCGGGTTCGTTGGAATTTGGCTAGATTTGTGGCAAGTCCGAGGGTCGCAGGGCTCCACTCTGACATGAAACTTACCTTCCGCCAACTATCTTGTTTCCTTGTGTATATCGTTAAAATGCGCCCCAATAATGCAAATATGCAGTAGTCGAGCTAGTTTTTGTGTGTATCCCATAAAAAAATTACAGGATGGCCTCGTTTAAGTGATCTGAAATGGTCGTGTTTGAACCAAACAACTACTCAATCGGCGGCACCTCTGGTCATAAATACTTGTCACATGTTATTAAATCTAGTCATATTTTCTTCAACATTTTATTTAAATCCACGACAAGTACTCCATATTTATTGTGACGGAGTATAACTCTTTCCGCGTGTTAGAgcacgtacaatggggtgatgtcagccttcccttagagATGTCACgttagatttttgcttagttgaatGAGAGAGAGGATGAAGAGAGAGAGGTGTATTCCCTTAGCTAAGGAATCATCTCTTAAgaaataagagaagactattttctccattgtatcaaaTATATCTTCCTTTAGCAACAAATtttctaccaaaatttaattattaatattaaGTGCTAGATATGGCTGTAAGAAATAATGCATTGTATGATTTATGTCTAATGCCTTCTCTAACTGATGTGGCAGAGTAAGAGAAGACATGCTTttcctaccattgtacatgcccttagcgcCTCACGATTAAGACAACACGCCGAGCTCCGGACTCCACCTTTTTTTTTTCCGAGAACTCTCGCGTCAACTTGAAATTGAAAATATATGAGTTTTCCATGTCTTCCTGGGCCTATTGGGCCGCCAAGCCTAGCATGCCACCGTCAAGAAAGCCTGAAGAGTTGCGCCTCGTTTTCCTTTCCCCGAAgggaaaaaaaaggaagaaagtgCTTGCGGAGTAGAGACGGCTCCCCTCTTCGTCCGTTCTCTTCGCCAGATCTCTTCGCCGGAGCAGCCCCCCGTCCTCGTGTGGAAGCTCCGTCCGTCCGTTGTGATCCTCGAGCCTGCGCCGCTCGCCGTCGTCCTTGTGTTGAAGCTCCTCCGGCCGGCGTCCTCCTGCACCGAACCTCCACCCTCTCCTCCGGTCACCGTCGACGCCAGCCTCTCCCGTCCTCCTCATCTCCAAGGAAGGTGCCGTGCCTGCTCTCTCCTAGCTCTCACTCTCCTCAGTTCTTTTGCGTGTGGATCCCAAAATAGCTCTAATTTTGTGTGCTATGAATGAAGAATAGGGGTAAAATTACCTATTCAATACCTAATTTGGTGTGCTATAATTTGGCCTGTTTTCAGACATCAACTACTTCTATTGATGGTTAAAATATATATACTCGATGCTCCTTGGGATGGATGATTTTTAACATATATGATCTGTAATTTATTTAAGGGGTAGATGATTTGGCATCTCGTTGTGTGGAAAAAAGGTTGCCTATATGAATATCTATCACTATTTGCTCATTAGTATCTTCAGAGAGGAGACATTGGTATGCTTTATTTGTTTAAATGGATGACTTGGCACAAAATGATGACAGCTAATTGCCTAATTGTGAGAGAGCCTGGCCTAGTTACCGTATTGTGTGCTAGTCGAGACTCACAAACCTGGACTAGTCGAGACTAGTTGATCGACTCATCAAATTAGTCGAGTCGACTGGCCGAGTCGACCTTGCAAATGCGACTCATGGACTAGTGTTGACTAGTCTTTCGACTCGAAATCCATGGTGCTTACATGATTTATGTTAAGAAGAGCTAGGCAACACACCCCGAGGATAGCAATTGGCCGTAGGATTGATAGTGATATAGGCAGGAGTCAAACTTGAGATACATCATTCTAGCAAGTAGCAACATAAATTACTCAAATCGACTAAGAATGAAAAGAGctccttgtttttgtttgtgtacaTAAATATGTCTTAGTGCATGTCCCTGTCCAGTTACGTTTATGTTTTCACGAGGTGATGTTACTTTGCTATGCTGAATCCATGAAGACGAACTAATCTATATGTTCAGTTACGATGATCTGGTGACTGGTGGCACATAAATAGCAATTCTTTTCGTCTAACGGAGTTGTGTTGTTTATTTACAGAGATGGGCTTGTGGATGCTGCTGGAGGGTTTTTTGCTTCTTGCAAATTCCTTGGCCATACTGAATGAAGACCGCTTTCTTGGTCCCAGGGGTTGGAGCATGTCTGAAGTTTCAGGAAATGGGCAAACAAAGTCTTTGAAGGGCCAGGTCGTTGGGCTCATCTACGCCACTCAGTTTCTGCGGATGCCCTTGATAGCGCTTAACATTCTTATCATTGTTGTGAAAGTGGTCTCAGGCTGAGACTCTTTGTTATGTCTCTGCTGTTGGGTTGAACTGATTTCAGTTCCAGCATTATGTAAAAGCTAATCATGTTCAAAAGTTACAGCAAGGATGTTTACACTGATTCGAATATGGCTTGTTGCTTTTGTTGTTGCAAAATTATGTATGGACATACTTCTGTCAAATTGCATGTCCTGGTGATATCTTCCTCTTAAATTACTTCTGAATCATTCATTGTCTGGTGATGGAACCAACACTTTCTGCAGTTCAGCCTTATTTGTGGTATATTTGTTGATTATATATATACGTTTCTTTGTGTTTTAGCACTGCTTGTATACTTTACTCTTTGTGGGCTTCTCAATTATAGTGATGACCAAGCAATGCGAAAAGAATGATGATCCAATTGCCCATTTTGTGTTGCAAGTTAGAGAGGCCCATCAGGCAAGTATGCTGCCTTACTAGTGCCCAACAAAGAACTGTGTTCTTAAATTCACAAGCTTTCAGCACTATAGTTTTGCAATTAGTGTTGCCTTTTGATTTAGGTATTCACATCATAACAACTGCAACTGTTTTTATATAGATGTTGACTCAAGCATTCACTCATCTGGCACATTCCCTCTAATTCAGCCTATTTGAGCTGAACCTTTACATACACACGAGAAAGATCAAACCTGAACAATATGGACCTGTATATGTACATTTTTCTCCAGCTGCTTTTACTGAACTATAATTTCCTTCCCATCACAAAGCGTGGGCACTCACATTATTACAACCAAACCCCAATGCCCCTCTTAGTGTTTACAGGCACTTTGCACTTTCGTCAAGGTGAGATCGACACCAAACTCTGGCTCCACAATGAGTTTGAGTGTTGGAGAATGCTCATAGCGAGGCGAGAGCTTCAGTGCAAACTTGGAGATGATGAGAGATATCAGTATCTTGAGCTCTGCTGTAGCGAACCCCTGGCCAAGGCAGGTCCGAGCGCCAGCGCCAAATGGTAAGTAAGAGTGTAGCTGGGGTCGAGCATCGGAGAAGCGTGCCgggttgaactctttggcatCAAGTCCCCAAAGCTTGGTATCAAGGTGCATTGTGGAGACAGGGATGTAGATGTTGACACCTTTTGGTATGTGTACACCCCCCAGGTTCAGCTCCTGAAGGGCCATCCTCGATACAAAGGCACCTGCTGGGTACAACCGCAGAGTTTCCTGAATTACCATTGTGAGCTACATTTTTCAAAAGTGATCTTGAAGTCAGGGAGGTATCACAACAAGTTCAATGACTGGAAATGGCAGCAAGTTCACTGATGTTTATATTTTCAAAGGTGATCTTGAAGTCTCTTCTTCTTTTTAGCAAGATTAATTTCTGAAACTGCATAGTACTGAAGATggagaaaaggaagaggaggagcataCATACATTCTTCATTTTTTGAAGTGATTGGGAGTCTACAGGACGACCCCCACAGACCTCCATTACTTCTTCTCGCACCCGGTCCTGCCATTCTGGGTGCAGTCCAAGGAGCATTAGACACCAGGCAGCTGTCACAGCTGTGCTCTCGTATCCTGCAAAATATATGCTCTTGCAGTTGTCCACTATAAAGTTCTCTGCCTCGCCGAGGCCCACCTTGCTGCTGCTTGCACTGTGAAGAATTGCGCGCAGTAAGTTCTTGTCTTCTCCGCTTTCCTTCACGATTTCTAGTATCAGCTCGTGCACTTGTTTGTGAAGCTCCCATGCCTTCCTGTTCTTCTTTGTAGGAAAGAACCTGCAGACATTACATTCGAATTTCATATCTCATTTGAGTCAGTATAGAACTTTCAGTTGA contains:
- the LOC124698279 gene encoding protein transport protein yos1-like, which gives rise to MGLWMLLEGFLLLANSLAILNEDRFLGPRGWSMSEVSGNGQTKSLKGQVVGLIYATQFLRMPLIALNILIIVVKVVSG